The Paenibacillus dendritiformis region CAGCCACTTTCCAACCATCAGCAACCCGGGATGAACCGAGCAATAACGAGACGATTATCCGCTCAGGGCGGTGCCCACTCTTGTTCAAGCTGCTTGATTTACAAGCGATGGAGATATGCATTACTTGCGAAAGCGTCCTGGACGAATCGAGTCTTGCTCGTAGCGGTATTTCTGCAACGCGACATAGAACAAGACGGAGCAGATGATGAACGTAAACAATAATGTCCATTGCAGCGGCAGCGTCCCGGTATCTTCTTGGCCAAAGGTCGGCGCGTCCTTGGTCTTGCCGAACAATTGGCGAAGCCATTCATCTCCGTGCTGGTTCAATGCCTGATTGACTTCAGCGAGGGGCGTCTGCTTGGCTACGGCCCGTTCGACAAGCCGCACGAGAGAATCGATGACCTCCATCGTCTCTGGACTGCGCTGGATAGTCGCTGCCGGCCGGATGCGGTCCACATGCAGCAGCCACTGCTTGGCGCTGGACAACCACTCTTTTTCTTGCTTTACCTGCTTCATCCGGTTCATTTCATCACGCAGCATTTGTTCGTATTGCAGCCACATCGCTTGTTTTTTATGGATTAATGCATCTGACGCCAGCCGCAAGCGCGCGGTCACATGCATTAGACGTTCCTCATTCAGTTCTATCGCGGGCAGCGCGCGCTTCACTTGAACGATCGCGTCACTGAACGCTCGTACCCCTTCGACACCCGTCGCGCCATAAAATGAAGTGTCGGTCATCGATTCTCCGATCTTTTGCACAAGCTGCCGAGCCTGTTCAAGCTCTCCCTTCTTCACGGCCTGATATATGGCTTCCGCTTGCTGGTCCAGCTTTTGCCATCGCTCTTCCGGCTTGCCAGCCATACTGTTGGAATCTGATGCGGCAGCGGCAGGCGCCAGGCCGAGTGTACATATGCCGATGATTCCGATTATGATAACAAGCCAACGTGAACGCCTAATGAGCATGTACATCCCTCCCCCATCATCGTATGGGGAGATGTCCAAATTTATGCCTTCGCTAACCGTTCCGTCTTGCCTGCTTCATCGCTGCCCAGCTTAACGCCACGCTGGCGCCCGTCAATGCGAACGTAAACACGCATACCTCCAATAAATAGGGATGGAGGGTCCGCGGCAGCCAAGGAAATACTCCGGCGCTGTAGTCGACGGTGTCATTCAGCCATGTCCAGCAGGCCGCTATCGTTAAGCTGGCGCTTCCAAATCGGAATAAGCGCACATACAGCAGCGCTTCTACCGCCATTGCCAGATGGGAACTGATCAGCATCCAATCCTGCCACACCATCGGCGCTCCTAAGGCGGCGCCCGCAAAGATCATGGCGCATGCCCATACCCCATACTTGATGGAGGTAACTACCGCAAGCGCCTCAATGATCTTAACTACGGCGCTCTCCCATACAGAACGGGGCTGCGGACGTATTAAGAGGAAGAGAATGCTTATCGTAAAAAACAAACTTGCGGTCGGGCTATCCGGGACAAACGGAATTTGCCATAGCGGATGATTATTCCACGTATAAATCAATTGATTTTTATACCAATAATATCCGTACACCGTACCAACAAGATTGCACCAAAATAAAGTCCACAGCACCCACCGCCGGCTTAAAAAAGAACGGCTGAACAAAGATGTCAGCTTCATATGTACTCTACCTTCTTCCGCTCCGATCCGGCCAAATTGCGCATACGCCCGCTTCGTACTGGCCCGGATCGAAATAACTAATATTCATCTACAGAACGAGCCTGACCGTATCAACGGTCAGGCTCGAGTCTCTACTTATTTTACTTCTCGGCTTTCTGTTTCGCAAGCCATTCTGCGATATGATTCAATTCCTCTTCACTTGCTGCATCCTTCATTGGCGGCATGTTGCCCTTACCATTATGAAGGATGTCGAGGATTTCATCTTTGGTTAATGTATCGCCGATGCCGCGGAGCGGAGGACCGGATTGACCTTTCAGGTCGGTAGCGTGACAGCTCAAGCATCCTGCTTTTTTCATATAATCCATGGCAGGATCATCCTTGTCAACCAAGGCGATCTCCTTGTTCGGCTTCGGCTGCCCCGTAGGCTTGCCAGCCATCGCAGCTTCGCGGGCCTTTTCCAGCCGAACCTCATGCTCCGGCCTAATATTCAGCTCTGCCAGCTCGGCTTCATACCCCAGCCAAGCTACGCGCGTCAAGTAGAAGCAAGCAATCAAGCTAACGATCATGAGCGAGGAAGCTATCGGGCGCTTGTAGAAGCGGCGTTCCTTCCCTTTATCCAGGAATGGCGCCAACATCAATCCGCCGAACATGATACCCGGTATGAGCACCGTACCGATTACGACATAGCTTCCAGACGCATATGGGTATTTCAAGAACTGATACAGGAACAAAAAGTACCAGTCAGGAATTGGAACGAATGCCGTATTGTTCGGGTCAGCCGGATAACCTAGCGGAGCAGGCTCCGAAATCGTTAGCACGAGAATTCCCACCAAAGCAACGACACCAACCATCCATTCCTTCAATAAAAAGTACGGAATGAAGGCTTCAGACTTCCCTGGAAATGCGGTATAATCCGGCGGAATCGTGTTGTGGTTTTTTTTCTTTATCCGCGAATCACCGACATATACGATTTTCTCAGTATTCGACGACTTATCGTGTGCCAATTACTCTCTCCTCCTCTCTTATAGCGGTCCTGAAATACCTTGACGACGAATCATCAGGAAGTGAGCGCCTATCAAGGCCAGTAGAGCCGCCGGCAAGAAGAAGACGTGAATCGCGAAGAACCGTGTAAGCGTCTGCGCACCGACGATCGTACCGCCCTGCAGCAATTCCTTGACGTACGGTCCGATATATGGAACGGTATCGGCGATCTCCATTCCGACCTTGGTCGCGAAGTACGCCTTGTTATCCCATGGAAGCAGGTATCCCGTGA contains the following coding sequences:
- a CDS encoding DUF1405 domain-containing protein — encoded protein: MKLTSLFSRSFLSRRWVLWTLFWCNLVGTVYGYYWYKNQLIYTWNNHPLWQIPFVPDSPTASLFFTISILFLLIRPQPRSVWESAVVKIIEALAVVTSIKYGVWACAMIFAGAALGAPMVWQDWMLISSHLAMAVEALLYVRLFRFGSASLTIAACWTWLNDTVDYSAGVFPWLPRTLHPYLLEVCVFTFALTGASVALSWAAMKQARRNG
- a CDS encoding sporulation protein YpjB — encoded protein: MLIRRSRWLVIIIGIIGICTLGLAPAAAASDSNSMAGKPEERWQKLDQQAEAIYQAVKKGELEQARQLVQKIGESMTDTSFYGATGVEGVRAFSDAIVQVKRALPAIELNEERLMHVTARLRLASDALIHKKQAMWLQYEQMLRDEMNRMKQVKQEKEWLSSAKQWLLHVDRIRPAATIQRSPETMEVIDSLVRLVERAVAKQTPLAEVNQALNQHGDEWLRQLFGKTKDAPTFGQEDTGTLPLQWTLLFTFIICSVLFYVALQKYRYEQDSIRPGRFRK
- a CDS encoding menaquinol-cytochrome c reductase cytochrome b/c subunit; its protein translation is MAHDKSSNTEKIVYVGDSRIKKKNHNTIPPDYTAFPGKSEAFIPYFLLKEWMVGVVALVGILVLTISEPAPLGYPADPNNTAFVPIPDWYFLFLYQFLKYPYASGSYVVIGTVLIPGIMFGGLMLAPFLDKGKERRFYKRPIASSLMIVSLIACFYLTRVAWLGYEAELAELNIRPEHEVRLEKAREAAMAGKPTGQPKPNKEIALVDKDDPAMDYMKKAGCLSCHATDLKGQSGPPLRGIGDTLTKDEILDILHNGKGNMPPMKDAASEEELNHIAEWLAKQKAEK